From a single Amyelois transitella isolate CPQ chromosome 18, ilAmyTran1.1, whole genome shotgun sequence genomic region:
- the LOC106136244 gene encoding cytochrome P450 6B2 isoform X2 — translation MIAEVLTLLILVLAITYHVSKRKFDYWKKRKIPYLKPVPFLGNYGPYIIQKKYIGQTAAELCEKFPDTPYFGAFYGTEPTLIVKDPEMVKKVMTKDYYYFNSREISNYTHKEVITQNLFFTYGDRWKVLRQNLTPIFSSAKMKNMFYLIDKSAHVFEGMLDRELKMNDVQAVRTLISRYTMDSIGSCVFGVDTETMTEDPSKNPFFQVGSLIFAESYLRSLMTVSRAIWPAVFYGLNMKSFPKEMNDFFDKLMKGVFEQRQYKPTNRNDFVDLILNWQKGHYITGDSMQNMKGNEKKVKLEVDDELLVGQSILLFGAGYETSATTLQYTLYELAKNQEAQAKVHTEIDEYLLRHNNALVYECVTELPYTEACVDEALRMYPVLGVLTREVVEEYTLPCGAVIEKGVRVHVRSRSYLQS, via the coding sequence ATGATTGCCGAAGTCCTCACGCTACTGATCTTAGTTCTAGCCATCACATACCATGTTTCTAAACGGAAATTTGACTATTGGAAGAAGCGAAAAATACCATACTTGAAACCTGTTCCCTTTCTTGGGAACTACGGGCCGTACAtcatacagaaaaaatatattggacAAACAGCGGCAGAATTATGTGAAAAATTCCCTGATACGCCGTACTTCGGAGCGTTTTACGGTACAGAACCTACACTTATTGTAAAAGACCCAGAGATGGTCAAGAAAGTGATGACAAAGGATTACTACTACTTCAACAGTCGAGAAATCTCCAACTACACTCATAAGGAAGTGATCACGCAGAATCTATTTTTCACCTACGGAGACAGATGGAAGGTCTTACGGCAAAATTTGACACCTATCTTCTCCTCCGCCAAAATGAAGAACATGTTCTACTTGATAGACAAAAGTGCTCATGTGTTTGAAGGTATGTTAGATCgtgaattgaaaatgaatGATGTGCAAGCAGTGAGGACACTCATATCTAGATATACTATGGATTCCATAGGGTCCTGTGTTTTTGGTGTTGACACTGAGACTATGACAGAAGATCCATCAAAGAACCCATTTTTTCAAGTCGGCTCTCTTATATTTGCAGAGTCGTATCTAAGAAGCTTGATGACTGTCAGTAGAGCTATTTGGCCAGCAGTCTTTTATGGTTTGAACATGAAAAGTTTTCCCAAGGAAATGAATGATTTCtttgataaattaatgaaaggAGTTTTTGAACAGCGTCAGTATAAACCTACGAATAGAAATGATTTTGTTGATCTGATTTTGAATTGGCAGAAAGGTCATTACATAACTGGGGATAGTATGCAGAATATGAAAGGGAATGAGAAAAAAGTGAAACTGGAAGTCGATGATGAACTTTTGGTTGGTCAAAGTATATTGTTATTTGGTGCTGGATATGAAACTTCAGCAACTACATTGCAGTACACTTTATATGAGCTGGCTAAGAATCAAGAGGCTCAGGCAAAAGTACATACAGAAATAGATGAATATCTTCTACGTCATAATAATGCACTAGTATATGAATGTGTCACAGAACTACCGTATACGGAAGCCTGTGTTGATGAAGCTCTTCGTATGTACCCTGTCCTTGGTGTGTTGACTCGGGAAGTGGTTGAGGAATATACATTACCATGTGGAGCTGTTATAGAAAAAGGAGTCCGTGTTCATGTAC
- the LOC106136244 gene encoding cytochrome P450 6B2 isoform X3, translating into MIAEVLTLLILVLAITYHVSKRKFDYWKKRKIPYLKPVPFLGNYGPYIIQKKYIGQTAAELCEKFPDTPYFGAFYGTEPTLIVKDPEMVKKVMTKDYYYFNSREISNYTHKEVITQNLFFTYGDRWKVLRQNLTPIFSSAKMKNMFYLIDKSAHVFEDFFPEPEKFRPERFYGEEKRNIVPYTYMPFGEGPRLCLGIRFAKMQIFPAIITLLKKYRVELTPDTPRKLEFTPTTIVTQPKELVKLKFVERDGWQQRLYNK; encoded by the exons ATGATTGCCGAAGTCCTCACGCTACTGATCTTAGTTCTAGCCATCACATACCATGTTTCTAAACGGAAATTTGACTATTGGAAGAAGCGAAAAATACCATACTTGAAACCTGTTCCCTTTCTTGGGAACTACGGGCCGTACAtcatacagaaaaaatatattggacAAACAGCGGCAGAATTATGTGAAAAATTCCCTGATACGCCGTACTTCGGAGCGTTTTACGGTACAGAACCTACACTTATTGTAAAAGACCCAGAGATGGTCAAGAAAGTGATGACAAAGGATTACTACTACTTCAACAGTCGAGAAATCTCCAACTACACTCATAAGGAAGTGATCACGCAGAATCTATTTTTCACCTACGGAGACAGATGGAAGGTCTTACGGCAAAATTTGACACCTATCTTCTCCTCCGCCAAAATGAAGAACATGTTCTACTTGATAGACAAAAGTGCTCATGTGTTTGAAG ATTTCTTCCCTGAGCCGGAAAAGTTTCGACCAGAAAGGTTTTATGGTGAAGAAAAACGTAATATCGTACCGTATACTTATATGCCGTTTGGTGAAGGACCTCGGTTGTGTTTGG gcATACGTTTCGCGAAAATGCAGATATTCCCTGCCATCATAACCCTGCTGAAGAAGTACCGGGTGGAGCTGACCCCGGACACTCCTCGGAAGCTAGAGTTTACCCCCACCACCATCGTCACCCAGCCTAAAGAGCTGGTCAAGCTGAAGTTTGTGGAGAGAGACGGGTGGCAACAGAGActgtataataaatag
- the LOC106136244 gene encoding cytochrome P450 6B5 isoform X1 codes for MIAEVLTLLILVLAITYHVSKRKFDYWKKRKIPYLKPVPFLGNYGPYIIQKKYIGQTAAELCEKFPDTPYFGAFYGTEPTLIVKDPEMVKKVMTKDYYYFNSREISNYTHKEVITQNLFFTYGDRWKVLRQNLTPIFSSAKMKNMFYLIDKSAHVFEGMLDRELKMNDVQAVRTLISRYTMDSIGSCVFGVDTETMTEDPSKNPFFQVGSLIFAESYLRSLMTVSRAIWPAVFYGLNMKSFPKEMNDFFDKLMKGVFEQRQYKPTNRNDFVDLILNWQKGHYITGDSMQNMKGNEKKVKLEVDDELLVGQSILLFGAGYETSATTLQYTLYELAKNQEAQAKVHTEIDEYLLRHNNALVYECVTELPYTEACVDEALRMYPVLGVLTREVVEEYTLPCGAVIEKGVRVHVPVYYLHHNPDFFPEPEKFRPERFYGEEKRNIVPYTYMPFGEGPRLCLGIRFAKMQIFPAIITLLKKYRVELTPDTPRKLEFTPTTIVTQPKELVKLKFVERDGWQQRLYNK; via the exons ATGATTGCCGAAGTCCTCACGCTACTGATCTTAGTTCTAGCCATCACATACCATGTTTCTAAACGGAAATTTGACTATTGGAAGAAGCGAAAAATACCATACTTGAAACCTGTTCCCTTTCTTGGGAACTACGGGCCGTACAtcatacagaaaaaatatattggacAAACAGCGGCAGAATTATGTGAAAAATTCCCTGATACGCCGTACTTCGGAGCGTTTTACGGTACAGAACCTACACTTATTGTAAAAGACCCAGAGATGGTCAAGAAAGTGATGACAAAGGATTACTACTACTTCAACAGTCGAGAAATCTCCAACTACACTCATAAGGAAGTGATCACGCAGAATCTATTTTTCACCTACGGAGACAGATGGAAGGTCTTACGGCAAAATTTGACACCTATCTTCTCCTCCGCCAAAATGAAGAACATGTTCTACTTGATAGACAAAAGTGCTCATGTGTTTGAAGGTATGTTAGATCgtgaattgaaaatgaatGATGTGCAAGCAGTGAGGACACTCATATCTAGATATACTATGGATTCCATAGGGTCCTGTGTTTTTGGTGTTGACACTGAGACTATGACAGAAGATCCATCAAAGAACCCATTTTTTCAAGTCGGCTCTCTTATATTTGCAGAGTCGTATCTAAGAAGCTTGATGACTGTCAGTAGAGCTATTTGGCCAGCAGTCTTTTATGGTTTGAACATGAAAAGTTTTCCCAAGGAAATGAATGATTTCtttgataaattaatgaaaggAGTTTTTGAACAGCGTCAGTATAAACCTACGAATAGAAATGATTTTGTTGATCTGATTTTGAATTGGCAGAAAGGTCATTACATAACTGGGGATAGTATGCAGAATATGAAAGGGAATGAGAAAAAAGTGAAACTGGAAGTCGATGATGAACTTTTGGTTGGTCAAAGTATATTGTTATTTGGTGCTGGATATGAAACTTCAGCAACTACATTGCAGTACACTTTATATGAGCTGGCTAAGAATCAAGAGGCTCAGGCAAAAGTACATACAGAAATAGATGAATATCTTCTACGTCATAATAATGCACTAGTATATGAATGTGTCACAGAACTACCGTATACGGAAGCCTGTGTTGATGAAGCTCTTCGTATGTACCCTGTCCTTGGTGTGTTGACTCGGGAAGTGGTTGAGGAATATACATTACCATGTGGAGCTGTTATAGAAAAAGGAGTCCGTGTTCATGTACCTGTGTATTATTTGCACCATAATCCAGATTTCTTCCCTGAGCCGGAAAAGTTTCGACCAGAAAGGTTTTATGGTGAAGAAAAACGTAATATCGTACCGTATACTTATATGCCGTTTGGTGAAGGACCTCGGTTGTGTTTGG gcATACGTTTCGCGAAAATGCAGATATTCCCTGCCATCATAACCCTGCTGAAGAAGTACCGGGTGGAGCTGACCCCGGACACTCCTCGGAAGCTAGAGTTTACCCCCACCACCATCGTCACCCAGCCTAAAGAGCTGGTCAAGCTGAAGTTTGTGGAGAGAGACGGGTGGCAACAGAGActgtataataaatag
- the LOC106136244 gene encoding cytochrome P450 6j1 isoform X4 — translation MIAEVLTLLILVLAITYHVSKRKFDYWKKRKIPYLKPVPFLGNYGPYIIQKKYIGQTAAELCEKFPDTPYFGAFYGTEPTLIVKDPEMVKKVMTKDYYYFNSREISNYTHKEVITQNLFFTYGDRWKVLRQNLTPIFSSAKMKNMFYLIDKSAHVFEGIRFAKMQIFPAIITLLKKYRVELTPDTPRKLEFTPTTIVTQPKELVKLKFVERDGWQQRLYNK, via the exons ATGATTGCCGAAGTCCTCACGCTACTGATCTTAGTTCTAGCCATCACATACCATGTTTCTAAACGGAAATTTGACTATTGGAAGAAGCGAAAAATACCATACTTGAAACCTGTTCCCTTTCTTGGGAACTACGGGCCGTACAtcatacagaaaaaatatattggacAAACAGCGGCAGAATTATGTGAAAAATTCCCTGATACGCCGTACTTCGGAGCGTTTTACGGTACAGAACCTACACTTATTGTAAAAGACCCAGAGATGGTCAAGAAAGTGATGACAAAGGATTACTACTACTTCAACAGTCGAGAAATCTCCAACTACACTCATAAGGAAGTGATCACGCAGAATCTATTTTTCACCTACGGAGACAGATGGAAGGTCTTACGGCAAAATTTGACACCTATCTTCTCCTCCGCCAAAATGAAGAACATGTTCTACTTGATAGACAAAAGTGCTCATGTGTTTGAAG gcATACGTTTCGCGAAAATGCAGATATTCCCTGCCATCATAACCCTGCTGAAGAAGTACCGGGTGGAGCTGACCCCGGACACTCCTCGGAAGCTAGAGTTTACCCCCACCACCATCGTCACCCAGCCTAAAGAGCTGGTCAAGCTGAAGTTTGTGGAGAGAGACGGGTGGCAACAGAGActgtataataaatag